Proteins from one Aureimonas sp. SA4125 genomic window:
- a CDS encoding lysophospholipid acyltransferase family protein has translation MMQRSLLRAGLTALTRFVIGGHARWTGCAPTLAQRIYFANHGSHLDTIVLWAALPPRLRAETHPVAAADYWGKTALRRHIALTLLNCVLIDRKRAAPDADPLAPVVGVLSEGQSIIIFPEGTRGDEPLPGPFKAGLYHLGLAFPQVELVPVYLDNLSRAFPKGAYLPAPISCNVRFGAPIRIEADEDKAVFLERARGAVAALAGPAA, from the coding sequence ATGATGCAGCGCTCGCTGCTCCGGGCGGGCCTCACCGCCCTCACCCGCTTCGTCATCGGCGGCCATGCGCGCTGGACGGGCTGCGCGCCGACGCTGGCGCAGCGCATCTATTTCGCCAATCATGGCAGCCATCTCGACACGATCGTGCTCTGGGCCGCCCTGCCGCCGCGCCTGCGCGCCGAGACGCATCCCGTTGCCGCCGCCGACTACTGGGGCAAGACGGCGCTGCGCCGCCACATCGCGCTGACCCTCCTCAACTGCGTCCTCATCGACCGCAAGCGCGCGGCTCCCGATGCCGACCCGCTGGCGCCGGTCGTCGGCGTCCTCAGTGAGGGGCAGTCGATCATCATCTTTCCCGAAGGCACCCGCGGCGACGAGCCGCTGCCCGGGCCCTTCAAGGCCGGACTCTACCATCTCGGCCTCGCCTTCCCCCAGGTCGAGCTCGTGCCGGTCTATCTCGACAACCTCTCGCGCGCCTTCCCGAAGGGCGCCTATCTGCCGGCGCCGATCAGCTGCAATGTGCGCTTCGGCGCGCCGATCCGGATCGAGGCGGACGAGGACAAGGCGGTTTTTCTCGAACGCGCGCGGGGCGCCGTCGCCGCCCTCGCGGGGCCTGCCGCATGA
- a CDS encoding CDP-alcohol phosphatidyltransferase family protein yields MIDIDGPANAAAPAGDRRPLASRQSRWAAATLRMLLRTPVTANQISVIGIVFALVGAASLVTAPRWPALFVVAALCIQLRLICNLMDGLVAVEGGRGSATGALYNEVPDRLEDSVLLIGFGTAAGLPWLGFTAAILAVFTAYVRAVGASHGFAQDFRGPMAKPQRMAALTIGCGLGLVEILVNGTLYSLQVVLAVVVLGAAITGVRRLGRIASLMKRRP; encoded by the coding sequence ATGATCGACATCGACGGGCCGGCAAACGCTGCCGCGCCGGCAGGCGACCGCCGGCCCTTGGCCTCGCGCCAATCGCGCTGGGCGGCTGCGACGCTGCGGATGCTTCTGCGCACGCCCGTCACCGCCAACCAGATCTCCGTCATCGGCATCGTCTTCGCCCTCGTCGGCGCTGCATCGCTCGTCACTGCCCCGCGCTGGCCGGCGCTGTTCGTCGTCGCCGCGCTCTGCATCCAGCTGCGGCTCATCTGCAACCTGATGGACGGGCTCGTGGCCGTCGAGGGTGGGCGCGGGTCGGCGACGGGGGCGCTCTACAACGAGGTGCCGGACCGGCTGGAGGATTCGGTGCTGCTGATCGGCTTCGGCACTGCCGCGGGGCTCCCTTGGCTCGGCTTCACCGCGGCGATCCTCGCCGTCTTCACCGCGTATGTGCGCGCCGTCGGCGCCTCGCACGGGTTTGCCCAGGATTTTCGCGGGCCGATGGCCAAGCCGCAGCGCATGGCGGCGCTGACCATCGGCTGCGGGCTGGGGCTCGTGGAAATCCTCGTCAACGGCACGCTCTATTCGCTGCAAGTCGTGCTGGCCGTCGTGGTGCTCGGCGCGGCGATCACCGGCGTCCGGCGTCTCGGCCGGATCGCGAGCCTCATGAAGCGCCGGCCATGA
- a CDS encoding cytochrome P450, which yields MSSTALYRRHLPFLGPLEAASKTVRTLSAIIRNPLEALPPEIYREPFVISQIAGKPRIYLADPVLVHEALVKSADALDKGEDVRRALGPALGKGLLTADGAHWKWQRQSVAQAFRHDKLLALQPAMIAAAEATGARWRSQGPGAVDIAHEMMRTTFDIIVETMMSGGAGIDVARVEQGITDYLKPSGWTFALSIMGAPDCIPYPGQQKANAAVTFLRSSLQAVIAERRGGDSQRQDLVAMLLAAADPETGRTMTEGEIIDNLMTFITAGHETTALGLAWTLHLLSCHPAIEARVLDEIATVTQGQPIASDHIAKLAFTRQVFSEAMRLYPPAPIITRTAIREFVVGDQAIAKGTVVYVPIHAVHHHSTLWDNPEAFDPDRFAPEASKARHRYAYMPFGAGPRVCIGNAFAVMEAVAVLAVLLPAFRVAAASATPPQPIMRVTLRPKQSLLMKVEERRVPG from the coding sequence ATGTCATCGACCGCGCTTTATCGACGCCACCTTCCCTTCCTCGGCCCGCTGGAGGCTGCTTCAAAAACAGTGCGCACCCTATCGGCCATCATCCGGAACCCGCTGGAAGCCCTTCCCCCGGAAATCTACCGTGAGCCATTCGTCATCTCGCAGATTGCCGGGAAACCGCGGATTTATCTTGCAGATCCGGTCCTCGTCCATGAGGCGCTGGTCAAGAGCGCCGATGCCCTCGACAAGGGCGAAGACGTGCGGCGCGCCCTCGGGCCCGCCCTCGGAAAGGGCCTGCTGACGGCTGACGGGGCTCACTGGAAATGGCAGCGTCAGTCCGTCGCGCAGGCGTTCCGGCACGACAAGCTGCTGGCGCTTCAGCCGGCGATGATCGCGGCGGCCGAGGCGACAGGAGCCCGTTGGAGGTCGCAGGGTCCGGGAGCCGTCGACATCGCACACGAGATGATGCGCACGACCTTCGACATCATTGTGGAGACCATGATGTCGGGTGGCGCAGGCATCGACGTGGCAAGAGTCGAGCAGGGCATCACCGATTATCTGAAGCCGAGCGGATGGACGTTCGCCCTCAGCATCATGGGCGCCCCCGACTGTATCCCCTACCCTGGTCAGCAGAAGGCAAACGCAGCGGTCACGTTCCTGCGCTCCAGCTTGCAAGCCGTCATCGCCGAACGGCGCGGCGGCGACAGCCAGAGACAGGACCTTGTTGCCATGCTGCTTGCGGCAGCGGATCCGGAAACAGGCCGGACAATGACCGAAGGGGAGATCATCGACAACCTGATGACCTTCATCACGGCAGGACACGAGACCACGGCACTCGGGCTGGCGTGGACCCTCCATCTCCTGTCGTGCCACCCGGCCATCGAGGCGAGGGTTCTTGATGAGATCGCCACCGTGACGCAAGGCCAGCCGATCGCGTCGGACCACATCGCCAAGCTGGCCTTCACGCGCCAGGTGTTCTCCGAGGCCATGCGCCTCTATCCCCCGGCACCCATCATCACTCGCACGGCGATACGCGAGTTCGTCGTCGGTGATCAGGCGATCGCCAAGGGGACAGTTGTCTATGTCCCGATCCATGCGGTGCACCACCACTCCACCCTATGGGACAACCCGGAAGCATTCGACCCTGATCGCTTCGCACCGGAGGCCAGCAAGGCCCGGCACCGCTACGCCTACATGCCGTTCGGTGCCGGACCACGCGTCTGCATCGGCAACGCCTTCGCGGTGATGGAGGCGGTCGCCGTGCTGGCGGTGCTTCTCCCGGCGTTCAGGGTTGCCGCCGCATCGGCGACTCCTCCTCAGCCGATCATGAGGGTCACGCTGCGTCCGAAACAGAGCCTTCTGATGAAGGTCGAGGAACGGCGTGTTCCCGGATAG
- a CDS encoding TetR/AcrR family transcriptional regulator gives MTTGKSEPNGSRPRGGTRGRVLDATLELFNGRGPDRVTTAEIARTVGINEGNLYYHFRTKESLVLALFARFEGDAEAFAVQALGDRSSEAGSYGDLLSDWFRLVWTYRFLFRDLLALAGTMPALAAPIREMSARMRDVVDLLVRRMIADGIIVVSADDVDPLLANVWIVSTYWAVYLNLQEGIDELDARHLDWGLNQVSHLFLPYVSPSARDGLFPLSARR, from the coding sequence ATGACGACGGGGAAATCCGAGCCGAACGGGTCTCGACCGCGCGGCGGAACGCGCGGTCGAGTGCTCGACGCGACGCTCGAACTCTTCAACGGGCGGGGACCGGATCGGGTCACGACGGCTGAGATTGCCCGGACGGTCGGGATCAACGAGGGCAATCTCTACTATCACTTCCGCACGAAGGAGAGCCTCGTCCTTGCCCTCTTCGCCCGGTTCGAGGGCGACGCGGAGGCCTTTGCCGTCCAGGCTCTGGGTGACCGATCGAGTGAGGCAGGAAGCTACGGCGACCTCCTCAGCGACTGGTTTCGGCTGGTATGGACTTACCGCTTCCTATTCCGCGACCTTCTCGCGCTGGCCGGGACGATGCCGGCGCTGGCCGCCCCGATCAGAGAGATGAGCGCGCGTATGCGGGATGTCGTCGACTTGCTTGTGCGGCGCATGATCGCGGACGGGATTATCGTGGTTTCCGCCGACGACGTTGATCCGCTGCTCGCCAACGTCTGGATCGTCTCGACCTACTGGGCGGTCTACCTCAACCTACAGGAGGGCATCGACGAACTGGATGCCAGGCATCTGGACTGGGGACTGAACCAGGTCTCCCACCTGTTCCTGCCATACGTCAGCCCGTCTGCGCGGGACGGCCTCTTTCCCCTGTCAGCGAGACGATAG
- the speB gene encoding agmatinase yields MDDPKLAALRARYSGSNEAVIHDRHFAAVAGRMINESGTRVAPFAGMPTLLDAPHRPVAWPSPDLSGLDVALLGVPMDLAVSNRNGSRFGPRALRTIERIGPYNHVLKTMPGAELRLADIGDVPFRSRYDLAGSHADIEQTIAAIMAAGVIPLSVGGDHSISLPILRALGRDRPVGMIHIDAHCDTGGPFDGTKFHHGGPFRQAVLDGVLDPERTIQIGIRGSSEYLWEFSKDSGMTVIHAEEMPAMGLPAVIAKARRVVGDGPVYVSFDIDSLDPAFAPGTGTPEIGGLTTREAQALLRGLAGIDIVGGDLVEVAPQYDATTNTAHAGAQMLFEILSLVPFAPRFAGRGGVIAESR; encoded by the coding sequence ATGGACGACCCAAAGCTCGCCGCCCTCAGGGCGCGCTATTCCGGCAGCAACGAGGCGGTGATCCACGACCGGCATTTTGCCGCCGTCGCCGGCAGGATGATCAACGAGAGCGGCACCCGCGTCGCGCCCTTCGCCGGCATGCCGACGCTGCTCGACGCGCCGCACAGGCCGGTCGCGTGGCCCTCGCCGGATCTTTCCGGCCTCGACGTCGCGCTTCTCGGCGTGCCGATGGATCTCGCCGTCTCCAACCGCAATGGCAGCCGTTTTGGCCCGCGTGCCCTGCGCACGATCGAGCGCATCGGCCCCTACAACCATGTCCTGAAGACCATGCCGGGCGCCGAGCTGCGCCTTGCCGACATCGGCGACGTCCCCTTCCGCAGCCGATACGACCTCGCCGGCTCGCATGCGGACATCGAGCAGACGATCGCCGCGATCATGGCCGCCGGCGTCATCCCGCTCTCCGTCGGCGGCGACCACTCGATCTCGCTGCCGATCCTGCGCGCCCTCGGCCGCGACCGGCCCGTCGGCATGATCCACATCGACGCTCATTGCGACACCGGCGGCCCCTTCGACGGCACGAAATTCCACCATGGCGGCCCGTTCCGCCAGGCCGTTCTCGACGGCGTGCTCGACCCCGAGCGCACCATCCAGATCGGCATCCGCGGCTCCTCGGAATATCTCTGGGAGTTCTCGAAAGACTCCGGCATGACGGTGATCCACGCCGAGGAAATGCCCGCCATGGGCCTTCCCGCCGTCATCGCAAAGGCCCGCCGCGTCGTCGGCGACGGCCCGGTCTACGTCTCCTTCGACATCGACAGCCTCGACCCGGCCTTCGCCCCCGGCACCGGCACGCCCGAAATCGGCGGCCTCACCACCCGCGAAGCTCAGGCGCTCCTGCGCGGCCTTGCCGGCATCGACATCGTCGGCGGCGACCTCGTCGAAGTCGCCCCGCAATACGACGCGACGACCAACACGGCGCACGCCGGCGCGCAGATGCTGTTCGAGATTCTGAGCCTCGTGCCGTTCGCGCCGCGGTTTGCGGGGAGAGGTGGGGTGATCGCGGAGAGCCGGTGA
- a CDS encoding aminotransferase: protein MTNPLLSRVAAPPIGQAAVWAAAYDGAHGPLINLSQAVPGHAPPAELAERLSAAAGMAAAARYGPVLGDTALRAAYADHVSSLYGAGIASAEVAITAGCNQAFFAALMTLARTGDAVILPGPAYFNHTMTLQMLGIEARLVETTAASGFVPEVAAIERLIDDRVKAVALVSPNNPTGAIYPPALLAAVFALCQRRGVALILDETYRDFLPPGNGAPHGLFAVPGWQETLVGLYSFSKSYAIPGHRLGAMIASEAFLAQAEKVLDCVQICAPRPPQAAVEWAIPALAEWRAEMTAEILSRAEIFRETLAPHPDWRIEQMGAYFAYVRHPFPGRTDVAEILARRFGVVTLPGSFFGPGQEDHLRIAFANVSAERIAGLGERLARAEVFLAGAEDPAPIPALA, encoded by the coding sequence ATGACCAATCCCCTTCTTTCCCGCGTCGCCGCCCCGCCGATCGGGCAGGCCGCCGTCTGGGCCGCGGCCTATGACGGGGCCCACGGCCCGCTGATCAATCTCAGCCAGGCCGTTCCCGGCCATGCGCCGCCCGCGGAACTGGCCGAGCGCCTCTCGGCGGCGGCCGGAATGGCCGCTGCCGCGCGCTATGGCCCCGTGCTCGGCGACACGGCCCTGCGCGCCGCCTATGCCGACCACGTCTCCAGCCTCTACGGCGCCGGCATCGCATCGGCCGAGGTCGCGATCACCGCCGGCTGCAACCAGGCCTTCTTCGCGGCGCTGATGACGCTGGCTCGGACCGGCGACGCCGTCATCCTGCCGGGGCCGGCCTATTTCAACCACACGATGACGCTGCAGATGCTGGGCATCGAGGCGCGTCTGGTCGAGACGACGGCCGCTAGCGGCTTCGTGCCGGAGGTCGCGGCCATCGAGCGGCTGATCGACGACAGGGTGAAGGCCGTGGCGCTCGTCTCGCCGAACAATCCGACCGGCGCGATCTACCCGCCGGCGCTTCTCGCCGCGGTCTTCGCGCTCTGCCAGCGCCGCGGCGTCGCCCTCATCCTCGACGAGACCTATCGTGACTTCCTGCCCCCCGGCAACGGCGCGCCGCACGGGCTCTTCGCCGTTCCCGGTTGGCAGGAGACGCTGGTCGGCCTCTACAGTTTTTCCAAATCCTACGCCATTCCCGGGCACCGCCTCGGGGCGATGATCGCCAGCGAGGCCTTTCTGGCACAGGCCGAGAAGGTGCTCGACTGCGTGCAGATCTGCGCGCCGCGCCCGCCGCAGGCGGCGGTGGAATGGGCGATTCCCGCGCTCGCCGAATGGCGCGCCGAGATGACCGCGGAAATCCTCTCGCGCGCGGAAATCTTCCGGGAGACGTTGGCGCCCCATCCCGACTGGCGGATCGAGCAGATGGGCGCCTATTTCGCCTATGTCCGCCACCCCTTCCCCGGCCGCACCGACGTCGCCGAAATCCTCGCGCGCCGGTTCGGCGTGGTGACGCTCCCCGGCAGCTTCTTCGGACCCGGCCAGGAAGACCATCTGCGCATCGCCTTCGCCAATGTCTCGGCCGAGCGGATCGCCGGTCTCGGCGAACGCCTCGCTCGGGCCGAGGTTTTCCTTGCGGGCGCGGAAGATCCCGCGCCGATCCCCGCTCTCGCCTGA
- a CDS encoding MarC family protein has product MAVLDTVQAFLLAFSALFSIVNPIGTAFIFSQVTAERSHQERAALAGRIGLYAALVMLGALWGGTYIMNFFGVSLAALRIAGGLVVAAWAWELLSAPEARDERKQRQAGEAVGSADVAFFPLTMPLTTGPGTISVAIALGANRPRGGEFLAFFVGSSAAAVAIAVIVWLAYRWADGITDLLGETRVQIVTRLAAFLLLCVGVQIMLSGILGALATAGIGTP; this is encoded by the coding sequence ATGGCCGTGCTCGATACCGTCCAGGCCTTCCTGCTCGCTTTCTCCGCCCTGTTCTCGATCGTCAATCCGATCGGCACCGCCTTCATCTTCAGCCAGGTCACGGCCGAGCGCTCGCATCAGGAACGCGCCGCGCTGGCGGGCCGGATCGGTCTCTACGCGGCGCTGGTGATGCTGGGGGCGCTATGGGGCGGCACCTACATCATGAACTTCTTCGGCGTCAGCCTCGCGGCACTGCGCATCGCCGGTGGCCTCGTCGTCGCCGCCTGGGCCTGGGAGCTCCTGTCGGCGCCCGAGGCGCGCGACGAGCGCAAGCAGCGCCAGGCCGGCGAGGCGGTGGGGTCGGCCGACGTCGCCTTCTTCCCGCTGACCATGCCGCTGACGACGGGGCCCGGCACGATCTCGGTCGCCATCGCCCTCGGCGCCAACCGTCCGCGCGGCGGTGAGTTTCTGGCCTTCTTCGTCGGCAGTTCGGCCGCGGCGGTGGCGATTGCCGTCATCGTCTGGCTCGCCTATCGCTGGGCCGACGGCATCACCGATCTCCTCGGCGAGACGCGCGTCCAGATCGTCACCCGCCTCGCCGCCTTTTTGCTTCTGTGCGTCGGTGTCCAGATCATGCTCAGCGGCATTCTGGGTGCGCTCGCGACGGCCGGGATCGGCACGCCCTGA
- a CDS encoding EAL domain-containing protein, with product MPDLNELVASELSRSWYEKHSAELYRRYDTWRELQRKQNTRIMMWVAAGIYVMFAGLDLLMIPDVVVETTMSRILLAVAAIFVVEMMTAGKLSAERFDAICGAVIFACYVGWLAPASASSDTNALSYYLIFGAMFMMISNLFFNFSFVTAATSSLAILSVCIVSTFVPADTSTAYRIAFTAFYTSCFSTTLYVNWKLNAERYNVFLNALQAESRQAEVVQRGEALLRLSNTDALTGLKNRRAIDERLRDLWTHWQTERRGFAALLIDIDFFKNFNDHYGHQEGDRCLILVAKALADLVEQHGGSVGRYGGEEFIVLAQVPDGESIAPLAEAIRRAVEDLQLHHEQRPDGDRIITVSVGASYSGNQTSEKLERLITEADRALYRAKASGRNCIWVFDPNEPLGDENGEDIAAVLKVAIAENLISLVYQPIRNIATGRMEAAEALMRLKMPDGKIISPMVFIPVAERTGAIMELGRWAIRSACRVLQEEEWIPVLSVNISAVQLKAPGFSISVASILAETGISPQRLAFEITEGREIETHPDVLRAIGELKQLGLKLWLDDFGTGFAGLSCLRAVEFDTVKIDRSFLHDTPSPRGARLLQDIITLVGNRGLGIIVEGVETERQLGLMRSSGIDCIQGYHVGRPMSSDSLRRYSGAEGANFPRSSRGRR from the coding sequence ATGCCAGATCTGAATGAACTAGTTGCGTCCGAGCTTTCCAGGAGCTGGTACGAAAAGCATTCGGCCGAGCTGTATCGGCGTTACGACACATGGCGCGAACTGCAAAGGAAGCAGAACACCCGCATCATGATGTGGGTGGCCGCCGGGATCTACGTCATGTTCGCCGGCTTGGATCTTCTGATGATCCCGGACGTCGTCGTGGAGACGACGATGTCGCGCATCCTCCTGGCTGTCGCAGCGATTTTCGTTGTCGAGATGATGACCGCGGGAAAGCTTTCAGCCGAGCGTTTCGACGCGATCTGCGGCGCGGTGATCTTCGCCTGCTATGTCGGCTGGCTGGCTCCGGCGAGCGCCAGTTCGGACACCAACGCGCTGTCGTACTATCTGATCTTCGGCGCGATGTTCATGATGATATCGAACCTCTTCTTCAATTTCTCCTTCGTCACCGCGGCGACGTCGTCACTGGCGATCCTGTCCGTCTGTATCGTATCGACCTTCGTGCCTGCGGATACCTCCACGGCCTATCGCATCGCCTTCACGGCCTTCTACACCTCCTGTTTCTCGACCACGCTCTACGTCAACTGGAAGCTGAACGCCGAGCGCTACAACGTCTTTCTGAACGCCCTCCAGGCGGAAAGCCGGCAGGCCGAAGTGGTCCAGCGCGGCGAGGCGTTGCTGCGGCTTTCCAATACCGACGCCCTCACCGGCCTGAAGAACCGCCGCGCCATCGACGAGAGGCTGCGCGACCTCTGGACGCATTGGCAGACCGAAAGACGAGGCTTTGCCGCGCTCCTGATCGACATCGATTTCTTCAAGAACTTCAACGACCATTACGGCCATCAGGAGGGCGATCGGTGCCTGATCCTCGTCGCCAAGGCGCTGGCGGATCTTGTCGAGCAGCATGGCGGCAGCGTCGGTCGATACGGCGGCGAAGAATTCATCGTCCTCGCCCAGGTGCCGGACGGGGAGAGCATCGCGCCGCTGGCCGAAGCCATCCGACGCGCCGTCGAGGACCTGCAGTTGCATCACGAGCAGCGGCCGGATGGCGATCGCATCATTACGGTCAGTGTCGGCGCCTCGTATTCCGGCAACCAGACCAGCGAAAAGCTGGAGCGCCTGATCACCGAGGCCGATCGCGCGCTCTATCGGGCCAAGGCGAGCGGTCGGAACTGCATCTGGGTGTTCGATCCCAATGAGCCCCTGGGCGACGAGAACGGCGAAGACATCGCCGCTGTCCTCAAGGTGGCAATCGCCGAAAACCTCATCTCCCTCGTCTACCAGCCGATCCGGAACATCGCTACCGGGCGGATGGAGGCGGCCGAAGCGCTGATGCGCCTGAAGATGCCCGACGGCAAGATAATCTCGCCGATGGTCTTCATCCCCGTGGCCGAGCGGACCGGCGCCATCATGGAGCTCGGACGCTGGGCGATCCGCAGCGCTTGCCGCGTCCTCCAGGAAGAGGAATGGATCCCCGTCCTCAGCGTCAACATCTCGGCCGTGCAGCTCAAGGCGCCAGGATTTTCGATTTCCGTCGCCAGCATCCTGGCGGAGACCGGCATCTCCCCGCAGCGCCTGGCTTTCGAGATCACCGAGGGACGCGAGATCGAGACCCACCCCGATGTCCTTCGCGCGATCGGCGAACTGAAGCAGCTCGGCCTGAAACTCTGGCTCGATGATTTCGGCACCGGCTTTGCCGGCCTTTCCTGTCTTCGCGCCGTCGAGTTCGACACGGTGAAGATCGACCGTTCTTTCCTTCACGACACGCCGAGCCCCCGCGGCGCGCGCCTCCTTCAGGACATCATCACGCTCGTCGGCAATCGCGGTCTCGGGATCATCGTCGAGGGCGTCGAGACCGAGCGGCAGCTCGGCCTGATGCGCAGTTCCGGCATCGACTGCATTCAGGGCTATCATGTGGGGCGGCCGATGTCGTCGGACAGCCTGCGCCGATACAGCGGCGCCGAGGGCGCCAACTTCCCCCGGTCCTCGCGAGGCCGCCGCTGA
- a CDS encoding class I SAM-dependent methyltransferase — MSQVLFNFDGETLITPEMIAAESAAHLRDDAQDDVFATARIQLALALNISQQRLEKGEAPTTVVGFLFGALHDMRRQLDPAVWQDLVPIAQAHPISVLIHQDPFTQRSFEKPRGYSGDAGLLDFIYRHPDAEAAVAASSDLGRAIYEYTSAAPAASAVRERRDLLAAHVDAIAETRGEDSEILTIAAGHLREAERSSAFREGRIKRWVALDQDPMSVGLISRDFAGTCVDAMDGSVKGLLTNSYDLGRFDFVYAAGLYDYLPENAAVRLTRKCLDMLKPNGVFLFANFHDDIVDDGYMETLMNWTLILRSEDDMWNIIRASVDMNTVDTRVEFGANRNIIYGLITRRD, encoded by the coding sequence ATGAGCCAGGTTTTATTTAACTTTGACGGCGAGACCCTCATTACGCCGGAGATGATTGCCGCCGAATCGGCGGCGCACCTGCGTGATGACGCGCAGGACGACGTCTTCGCCACGGCAAGGATCCAGTTGGCGCTGGCTCTGAACATTTCCCAGCAGCGCCTGGAAAAAGGCGAGGCGCCGACCACAGTCGTGGGCTTTCTCTTCGGCGCCCTTCACGACATGCGTCGCCAGCTTGATCCCGCCGTCTGGCAGGACCTGGTGCCGATCGCGCAGGCCCACCCGATCTCTGTCCTGATCCATCAGGATCCCTTCACACAACGCTCCTTCGAAAAGCCGCGCGGCTATTCGGGAGATGCTGGGCTTTTGGACTTCATCTACCGGCACCCCGATGCCGAGGCTGCAGTCGCGGCCAGCTCCGATCTCGGGCGTGCGATTTATGAGTACACGAGTGCCGCTCCGGCGGCCTCGGCCGTGCGCGAGCGACGTGATCTGCTTGCCGCCCATGTCGATGCCATTGCAGAAACGCGCGGCGAAGACTCGGAGATACTGACGATCGCGGCAGGCCATTTGCGCGAAGCGGAACGGTCCTCCGCCTTCCGTGAAGGGCGGATCAAGCGCTGGGTTGCGCTTGATCAGGATCCGATGAGCGTCGGCCTCATCTCGCGTGATTTTGCCGGAACCTGCGTCGACGCGATGGACGGTTCGGTCAAAGGACTCCTGACCAACAGCTACGATCTCGGCCGATTCGACTTCGTCTATGCCGCGGGTCTCTACGACTACCTGCCCGAAAATGCCGCCGTCCGGCTGACGCGCAAATGTCTCGACATGCTGAAGCCAAATGGCGTGTTTCTCTTCGCCAACTTCCACGACGACATCGTCGACGATGGCTACATGGAAACCCTGATGAACTGGACGCTGATCCTGCGATCGGAAGACGACATGTGGAACATCATCCGCGCGAGCGTCGACATGAATACGGTGGATACGCGTGTCGAATTCGGCGCCAACCGCAATATCATCTATGGCCTGATTACCAGGCGCGACTGA
- the fghA gene encoding S-formylglutathione hydrolase → METVSTNRAHGGTQGVYRHASKETGTDMVFSVFVPDHAPGAKLPVVWYLSGLTCTHANVTDKGEYRRLCAELGLIFVAPDTSPRGEGVPDDAAGAYDFGLGAGFYVDATEEPFAAHYRMWSYVTEELPAFVVANFPADQARQSIMGHSMGGHGALTIGLARPGRYKAVSAFAPIVAPSDVPWGQKALGLYLGDDRAAWRRHDAVALIEDGATVPELLVDQGEADQFLTQQLQPERLDAACAKAGIQLTLRRQPGYDHSYYFISTFMEDHLRWHAARL, encoded by the coding sequence ATGGAAACCGTCTCGACCAACAGGGCGCATGGTGGCACCCAGGGCGTCTACCGCCACGCCTCGAAGGAAACCGGCACCGACATGGTGTTCTCGGTCTTCGTCCCGGACCATGCCCCGGGCGCGAAACTGCCGGTGGTCTGGTATCTCTCCGGCCTCACCTGCACGCATGCCAATGTCACCGACAAGGGCGAGTACCGGCGCCTCTGCGCCGAGCTCGGCCTAATCTTCGTTGCGCCCGACACCTCGCCGCGCGGCGAGGGCGTGCCGGACGATGCCGCCGGCGCCTATGATTTCGGCCTCGGCGCCGGCTTCTACGTCGATGCCACCGAGGAGCCCTTCGCTGCGCATTACCGGATGTGGAGCTACGTCACGGAGGAGCTGCCGGCGTTCGTCGTTGCGAACTTCCCGGCTGATCAGGCGCGCCAGTCGATCATGGGCCACTCCATGGGCGGACACGGCGCCCTGACCATCGGCCTCGCCCGTCCCGGCCGCTACAAGGCGGTCTCGGCCTTTGCGCCGATCGTCGCGCCGTCGGACGTGCCCTGGGGCCAGAAGGCGCTCGGTCTCTATCTCGGCGACGACCGGGCCGCCTGGCGCCGGCACGATGCCGTCGCGCTGATCGAGGATGGCGCGACTGTCCCGGAGCTTCTCGTCGACCAGGGCGAGGCGGACCAGTTCCTGACCCAGCAGCTGCAACCCGAACGCCTGGACGCCGCCTGCGCCAAGGCCGGCATCCAGCTGACGCTCCGCCGCCAGCCCGGCTACGACCACAGCTACTACTTCATCTCGACCTTCATGGAAGACCATCTGCGCTGGCACGCCGCCCGGCTCTGA